The genomic window CCAACGGCGCCAACGCTCCCCTCATGGGAGTGGCGCGGGAGGCGTTCCGGCTGGCCGGCGCGAGTTGCAAGAAGGGCTAGACGGGTGCAGACAGGCCAAAAAGAGTGAGAGAATAGGGCTATGAGCATACGTGTGGGTGTAGACGTCGGAGGCACGAAGATCGCCATCGGTCTCGTCGAAGGCGGAGCGATTTTACGCAAGTCCACGATTGCACCCACCGCGGGCTCACCGCAGACGACCCTGTCCGCTATCGCGTCCGAAATCCGAGCGCTCCTTGGCGCCCAGGGCTGCGGCCTGCACGAGGTCACCGGCGTGGGCCTTGGGTTTGCGGGCACTATCGATTCGGCGCGCGGGCGCGTTCGCCACTCGGCCAACCTCAAATGGTCCGATGTCGACGTTAGCGGGCCGCTTGCGCGCATGCTGGATTTGCCCATCCGCATTGTCAACGACGCCGACGCCGCAGCGTGGGGCGAATACCGCTTCGGCGCAGCGCGTTCGCACTCCTCGCTCGTCGCGATCACGGTAGGAACCGGAATCGGTGGGGCTGCCATTATCGGCGGCAGACTCCTGCAGGGCCGGCACGGGCTGCATGCCGAGTTCGGGCACATGGTTCTCGTGCCGCAGGGGCGCGCATGCGGCTGTGGGCGCGTGGGTTGTTGGGAACAGTACTGTTCTGGCACGCGCCTGAGCGCACTAGCTGGTGAGCGGCTCGCGGCGACGGATTCGAGCCGGGCAACTGGCCGCGACGCCACGTTGGCCGCCCGAGCGGGCGACGACGTGGCGGTGGGGATCTTTGAAGAAATAGGCACGTATCTGGGTGCAGGCTTGGCGAATCTGGCCATGGCCTTCGATCCGGATCTGTTCCTCATTGGCGGCGGGGTCTCCGAAGCGGGCGAACTCCTACTCGGTCCGGCCCGGCGAGAGTACGCCCGCCAGATGGGTCTGGGCGGTTTCCCGTGCGTCGACGTCGTCGCGGCCTCGCTGGGCAACGACGCCGGACTCATCGGCGCCGCGGATCTCGCGCACTAATCTCGCAGCGGGTATGCCGCCACCTCAGTTGTCCACCAGCGGGAAGTGACAAGCGACGACCTGCTCTCTTCCGGCGCAGGTGCGCAGCGCACGCAGCTGGGGTTCCTCCGCCGCACAGATGTCGCGGGCGAAGGGGCAGCGCGTGCGGAATCGGCAGCCGCTGGGTGGGTTCATGGCCGAGGGAGTTTCTCCCTCGATCCTCAGCCGCGTGCGCTGCGCGGCGAAGGCGTCCTCGATGCGCGGCACCGCGTCCACCAGCCCTTTGGTGTAGGGGTGGAGCGGGCGCAGCGCGACGTCGTCGGCCTGGCCGTATTCGACGATCTTGCCCAGGTACATGACGGCGACGCGATCGGACATGTATTGGACGACCGAGAGGTCATGGCTGATGAAAATGTAGGCCAGCGAGTATTTTTGTTGCAGCGTGCGCATCTCGTTGAGCACTTGCGCCTGGACGGAGACGTCGAGCGCGCTGACCGGTTCGTCGCAGACGATGAGGCGTGGGTTTAGTGCCAACGCCCGAGCGAGTCCGATGCGTTGGAGCTGGCCGCCGGAAAATTCGTGCGGGTAGCGCGAGAGGGCGTCCTGGGGCAGGCCAATCTGGGCGACGAGGGTGTCGACCCGGGCGTTGCGCTCTGCTCGCGATCCCACCTTTTGGATGTGGAGGGGTTCGAGGATGATCTCGTCTACCCGCATGCGCGGATCCATCGCGGCGGCGGAGTCCTGGAACATCATCTGAACTTCGGCGTGGAACTTACGCCGCTCCTTGCCGCGCAGAGCCGAGATGCTGACTCCGGCTACCTCGATGTCTCCAGAGCTGACCTCGTCAAGCCCGGCGATGAGGCGGCCGAGGGTCGACTTGCCACAGCCGGATTCGCCGACGAGCCCGAACACCTCACCTTCGTAGATCGTGAGCGATACGTCGGATACCGCCGAGACCGTGCCAATTTTACGACGCACGAGCGAGCCGCCGTACGCGGGGAAGTTGCGCGAGACATGGCGGACCTTCAGGATGGGCTTGGCCTCGTTGCGCACCCGGTTAGGGGCAAGCTCCTCCAGCTCATTGGCCAGCGGCTCGCCTCCGGGGAAATGGCAGGCGACTTTGTGGGTGGCCTCGCCCAGGAGCGGGGTCGTGGTGGTGCAGATGTCCTGGGCGAAGCTGCAGCGCGGGGCGAACGGACACCCGGTCACTTCTTGAGTGATCTCCGGCGGAGAACCCGGAATCGAATAGAGTTCGCTGTCTGAGGTGCGGGCGCGCTCCGGGAGGGCGGCCAGCAACGCGCGGGTGTATTGGTGCTGGGGGTTGGTGAACAGGTCACGCGCGGGGGCCTGCTCCATGACGCGCCCCGAATACATGACGGCCACCGAATCGGCCCGGCCCGCCACCACCGCAAGATCGTGGGTGACGAGGATGACGGAGGAACCAAATTCCTCTTTTACGTCGTCGATGAGGTCCAGGATCTGCATCTGGGTGGTGACGTCGAGCGCCGTCGTCGGTTCATCGGCAATGAGGAGCTTCGGCCTGCAGATCAGCGCCATCGCGATCATCGCGCGCTGGCGCATGCCGCCCGAAAGCTGGTGGGGGTAGTCCCCGACGATCTTGTCCGGGCGGGGCATGCCCACGCGGCGCATGATGTCAATAGCCGCGGTCTGCGCGTCCGCCTTGGAGGCGCCGCGATGGACGCGCAGCGGCTCGCCGATCTGGTCGCCAATGGTCATCGTCGGGTTGAGCGAGGTCATCGGGTCTTGGAAGATCATGCCGATCTCGGTTCCGCGCAACTTACGCAATTCGGCGTCCTCCATCCCCACCAAGGCCCGGCCATCGAGCGTGATCTGCCCGGAAGAGACGTATCCGTTCGATGGCAGCAGGCCCATGAGCGCAAGCGCCGTCATCGTCTTGCCCGATCCGGACTCACCGACGATGCCGAGGGTCTGGCCACGGCCAACCGTCAGGTTGACGCCGGATAGCGGCTGCACCTCGTCCTTTCGGCGGGGGATGCGGACCGAAAGATCCTCGATGGATAAGAGGGTGTCCATGTTTACCTCTTCCTCAAACGCACTTCGAAGGCGTCGCGAAGGCCGTCGCCGACGAAGTTGAAAGCGAGCACGAGAATGATGATTGCGATGCCTGGGGGTGCGATGAGCCACCAGTTACCCGAGTACACTTCGGACAGGCCAGAGGAGAGCATCCCGCCCCAGTTGGCTGCGGGCGGCGGCACACCGAGCCCGAGGAAGGATAGGTAGGCGACGTAGAGCACGGCGTCGGCAACCTGGAAGGTCGCGTTGACGATCACGGTGCCGATGGAGTTGCGCACGATGTGCGTGCGTACGGCCCGGCTGGACGTGCCGCCCATGCCCTTCATCGCCAAGATGAACTCTCGCGAGCGCAACGCAATGGAATCGCCGCGGACCATACGTGCGGGGTTGAGCCAGGCGAAGGCCGAGATGACGAGGACCAGCAGCGGGACCGTGGGGGTGATGATCGTAGCGATGAGCATGAAGAGGAAGAGTGCCGGGATGGACATGAGGGCGTCGACGATTCGCATCATCGCGGCGTCGACCCACCCGCCCATGAAGCCGGCAGCAGCGCCCCACATGGTGCCGAAGGCGGTGGCGAGCAGGCCCGCACACAGGCCCACGATCAGCGATGTTTGCCCGCCGAGCATGAGGCGACCGAGCTGGTCGTATCCCACCGAGTCTGTGCCGAGGACGTGGCCTTTTTCGCCGGGCGCCATGTACGCGCGAGACAGGTCCGTGTGTACCTGGTCGGTCTGGTAGATGAGCGGGCCGATGAAAGAGAACACGATGAGGGCAATCACT from Trueperella pyogenes includes these protein-coding regions:
- a CDS encoding ROK family protein; its protein translation is MSIRVGVDVGGTKIAIGLVEGGAILRKSTIAPTAGSPQTTLSAIASEIRALLGAQGCGLHEVTGVGLGFAGTIDSARGRVRHSANLKWSDVDVSGPLARMLDLPIRIVNDADAAAWGEYRFGAARSHSSLVAITVGTGIGGAAIIGGRLLQGRHGLHAEFGHMVLVPQGRACGCGRVGCWEQYCSGTRLSALAGERLAATDSSRATGRDATLAARAGDDVAVGIFEEIGTYLGAGLANLAMAFDPDLFLIGGGVSEAGELLLGPARREYARQMGLGGFPCVDVVAASLGNDAGLIGAADLAH
- a CDS encoding ABC transporter permease — protein: MGGVADARPRRRTGIGKQGVAVFFENKLAVFGLCLVIALIVFSFIGPLIYQTDQVHTDLSRAYMAPGEKGHVLGTDSVGYDQLGRLMLGGQTSLIVGLCAGLLATAFGTMWGAAAGFMGGWVDAAMMRIVDALMSIPALFLFMLIATIITPTVPLLVLVISAFAWLNPARMVRGDSIALRSREFILAMKGMGGTSSRAVRTHIVRNSIGTVIVNATFQVADAVLYVAYLSFLGLGVPPPAANWGGMLSSGLSEVYSGNWWLIAPPGIAIIILVLAFNFVGDGLRDAFEVRLRKR
- a CDS encoding ABC transporter ATP-binding protein, producing the protein MDTLLSIEDLSVRIPRRKDEVQPLSGVNLTVGRGQTLGIVGESGSGKTMTALALMGLLPSNGYVSSGQITLDGRALVGMEDAELRKLRGTEIGMIFQDPMTSLNPTMTIGDQIGEPLRVHRGASKADAQTAAIDIMRRVGMPRPDKIVGDYPHQLSGGMRQRAMIAMALICRPKLLIADEPTTALDVTTQMQILDLIDDVKEEFGSSVILVTHDLAVVAGRADSVAVMYSGRVMEQAPARDLFTNPQHQYTRALLAALPERARTSDSELYSIPGSPPEITQEVTGCPFAPRCSFAQDICTTTTPLLGEATHKVACHFPGGEPLANELEELAPNRVRNEAKPILKVRHVSRNFPAYGGSLVRRKIGTVSAVSDVSLTIYEGEVFGLVGESGCGKSTLGRLIAGLDEVSSGDIEVAGVSISALRGKERRKFHAEVQMMFQDSAAAMDPRMRVDEIILEPLHIQKVGSRAERNARVDTLVAQIGLPQDALSRYPHEFSGGQLQRIGLARALALNPRLIVCDEPVSALDVSVQAQVLNEMRTLQQKYSLAYIFISHDLSVVQYMSDRVAVMYLGKIVEYGQADDVALRPLHPYTKGLVDAVPRIEDAFAAQRTRLRIEGETPSAMNPPSGCRFRTRCPFARDICAAEEPQLRALRTCAGREQVVACHFPLVDN